The Allocatelliglobosispora scoriae genome contains a region encoding:
- a CDS encoding CoA-acylating methylmalonate-semialdehyde dehydrogenase, translating to MNHVTHFVGGKPWEHGSARQGEIFNPATGKVSGRVDFASAADVDAVVTVAAQAGRAWRDASLAKRTSVLFAVRQLVHERRDEIAALITAEHGKVLSDAAGEVQRGLEIIEYACGIPSTIRGGFSENVSTEVDSYSIRQPLGVVAVISPFNFPAMVPLWFVPIAIAAGNAVVLKPSEKDPSAATLLAQLFAEAGLPDGVFNVVHGDREAVDALLDHPTVKAVSFVGSTPIAKYVYERGTANGKRVQALGGAKNHMVVLPDADLDLAADAAVNAGFGSAGERCMAISVVVAVDPVGDTLVDKISSRMAGIRTGDGLRGCDMGPLVTRQHLEKVTSYVDAGVSAGATAVVDGRGVEADGEGDGFWLGPTLFDHVTPEMSIYTDEIFGPVLSVVRVRTYDEALALVNANPYGNGTAIFTNDGGAARRYQHEVEVGMIGVNVPIPVPMAYYSFGGWKASLFGDSHAHGAEGVHFFTRGKVVTSRWLDPSHGGINLGFPTQQ from the coding sequence ATGAACCACGTGACGCACTTCGTCGGCGGCAAGCCTTGGGAGCACGGCTCGGCCCGCCAGGGCGAGATCTTCAACCCCGCGACGGGCAAGGTCAGCGGCCGGGTCGACTTCGCCTCGGCGGCCGACGTCGACGCGGTCGTGACGGTCGCGGCGCAGGCCGGTCGCGCCTGGCGGGACGCCTCGCTCGCCAAGCGGACCTCGGTGCTCTTCGCGGTGCGCCAGCTCGTCCACGAACGGCGCGACGAGATCGCGGCGCTGATCACGGCCGAGCACGGCAAGGTGCTCAGCGACGCCGCCGGCGAGGTCCAGCGCGGTCTGGAGATCATCGAGTACGCCTGCGGCATCCCCTCCACCATCCGGGGCGGTTTCAGCGAGAACGTCTCGACGGAGGTCGACTCCTACTCGATCCGGCAGCCGCTGGGCGTGGTGGCGGTGATCTCGCCGTTCAACTTCCCGGCGATGGTGCCGCTGTGGTTCGTGCCGATCGCGATCGCGGCCGGCAACGCGGTGGTGCTCAAGCCGAGCGAGAAGGACCCGTCGGCGGCGACGCTGCTGGCACAGCTCTTCGCCGAGGCGGGCCTGCCCGACGGCGTCTTCAACGTCGTGCACGGCGACAGGGAGGCCGTGGACGCGCTGCTGGACCACCCGACGGTGAAGGCGGTCTCGTTCGTCGGCTCGACCCCGATCGCGAAGTACGTCTACGAGCGGGGCACCGCCAACGGCAAGCGGGTGCAGGCGCTCGGCGGAGCGAAGAACCACATGGTGGTCCTCCCGGACGCCGATCTCGACCTCGCCGCGGACGCCGCGGTCAACGCCGGGTTCGGCTCGGCGGGGGAGCGCTGCATGGCGATCTCGGTCGTCGTCGCGGTGGACCCGGTCGGCGACACCCTCGTCGACAAGATCAGCTCGCGGATGGCCGGGATCCGGACCGGCGACGGGCTGCGTGGCTGCGACATGGGACCGCTCGTGACCAGGCAGCATCTGGAGAAGGTGACGTCTTACGTCGATGCCGGGGTGAGTGCCGGTGCGACCGCGGTCGTCGACGGCCGGGGCGTCGAGGCCGACGGGGAGGGCGACGGATTCTGGCTCGGACCGACGCTCTTCGACCATGTGACACCCGAGATGTCCATCTATACGGATGAAATATTCGGACCGGTCCTCTCGGTCGTGCGTGTCCGAACGTACGATGAGGCGCTCGCGCTCGTCAACGCCAACCCCTACGGCAACGGCACCGCGATCTTCACCAACGACGGCGGTGCCGCCCGGCGCTACCAGCACGAGGTCGAGGTCGGCATGATCGGCGTCAACGTGCCGATCCCGGTGCCGATGGCGTACTACTCCTTCGGCGGCTGGAAGGCCTCGCTCTTCGGCGACAGCCACGCGCACGGCGCCGAGGGCGTGCACTTCTTCACCCGGGGCAAGGTCGTCACGAGCCGGTGGCTCGACCCGTCGCACGGAGGCATCAATCTGGGCTTCCCGACACAGCAGTAG